Part of the bacterium BMS3Abin14 genome is shown below.
TCCCGGCAAGGTCCGTCCCCCTGTGTCCCTCTGGGATCTCAGGTTTTATATAACTGTAAAGCTTGCCGGCGACACGGACGTTGCGCTCCTCATCGAAAAAGGCCCGCACCGATTCGGCTATTCCAGGGCCGATATTGTATGTGGCTACCATCTGGTCGACCGTTGCATCCTTGAGTTCAGCAAGGGTCCGGAACCGGTCGGCGAGAACCTTTGACACGAACCTTCCAACCAGAGGGATTCCCAGAGCGAAGATAAACCTGGACCAGGGCCGGCCCCGTGTGCCGCCTATGGCCTCCAGCAGTTTTTTCGCGGAGCGGTCAGCGAACAGGTTCAGAGAAAGGACCTGATCCTCTTTCAGGCGGTAAAGATCCGCGGGGTCTTTCACCAATGCCCCGTCAACGAGCTGAGATATGGTTTTCCTGCCCAGGCCCTCGATGTCCATGCCTCCGCGGGACGCGAAGTGAAAAATCCTCTCCTTGACCTGGGCGGGACAGGCCATGTTGGTACAGCGGTGGGCCGCTTCGCCCTCCGGACGGATCACGTGAGCCCCGCATTCCGGACAGATGTCCGGGATGGTGTAGGGGATCTCCTTGCCGGTTCGCCTGTTCACGAGCACATCCACCACTTCGGGGATGACGTCTCCGGCCCTCTGAACGATAACCATATCGCCGATCCTGACATCCTTGCGGTCTATCTCATCCTGGTTGTGCAGAGTCGCCCGGGAGACCGTGACTCCCCCGACCTTGACCGGTTGGAGCTCAGCGACCGGGGTGATAACCCCGGTCCTTCCAACCTGGGCGGTAATATCGTTGATGACCGATTCAACCTGCTGGGAGGGAAACTTGTAGGCCACGGCCCACTTCGGACTTCGGGAGGACGTCCCCAGGACCTCATGCTGGTCAAACCTGCTCACCTTGATCACCATGCCGTCGATCTCATAGGGCAGGTCATCCCTCAACTGGAGCAGCTCATCATAGAATGCCAGGGCATCATCCATGCCCAGGCATCGGCGGCGAAGATGGTTCACTTTCAAACCCAGGCTGGACAGGTAGGACAGCAGGTCCCACTGGTTGTCCGGTCCGTGGTTCGACAAGTCCCCTACAGTGTAAAAAAAACCGTCCAGATGCCGTGAGGCCGTCACACCCGGATCGAGCTGCCGGAGGGAACCGGCGGCAGCGTTCCTCGGGTTGGCAAATGGGGGTTCGCCCGCCTCAACACGGCGGGCATTGAGCGCCAGAAACTCTTCCTTGAACATGAGTATCTCACCGCGTATCTCAATACGGTCGGGCACTTTTAGTTCTGCGCCCTCTCTGCGGGACAAAGCGCCCAGACGAAGTGGAATCGACCGGACCGTCCTGATATTAGCGGTGATATCCTCGCCCACTGTCCCGTCACCGCGCGTGGAACCCAGAACCAGGGATCCCCTCTCGTAGACCAATTCCACACCCAGGCCGTCGAGCTTGGGTTCGACAACATAGTCGATCTCGTTGGGCGGATTCAGCAACCGCTTGAGTCGACGGTCAAACTCCAGCGCCTCATCCTCATTGAAAACATTGCCCAGAGATAACATGGGTATTGTATGCCTGACGGCCCCGAAATCCTTTCGGGGGGGAGCCCCGACCCGGGCTGTAGGGGAATCCGGGGTCGCGAGGTCCGGGTGAGACTTCTCAAGATCGGCCAGGCGCCTGAGAAGGCGGTCGTACTCCTCGTCCTGTATTTCGGGTCTGTCCAGGGTGTAGTAAAGGTAGTTGTGTCGTTCGATCTGTCGGCGAAGATCTTCCACCTCCCGCCTGATCTTGTCCGGAACGGTCACCTGGTCACTGCCCCTTACCCCTCACAGCGCGACTGCCTTG
Proteins encoded:
- the ligA gene encoding DNA ligase; translation: MTVPDKIRREVEDLRRQIERHNYLYYTLDRPEIQDEEYDRLLRRLADLEKSHPDLATPDSPTARVGAPPRKDFGAVRHTIPMLSLGNVFNEDEALEFDRRLKRLLNPPNEIDYVVEPKLDGLGVELVYERGSLVLGSTRGDGTVGEDITANIRTVRSIPLRLGALSRREGAELKVPDRIEIRGEILMFKEEFLALNARRVEAGEPPFANPRNAAAGSLRQLDPGVTASRHLDGFFYTVGDLSNHGPDNQWDLLSYLSSLGLKVNHLRRRCLGMDDALAFYDELLQLRDDLPYEIDGMVIKVSRFDQHEVLGTSSRSPKWAVAYKFPSQQVESVINDITAQVGRTGVITPVAELQPVKVGGVTVSRATLHNQDEIDRKDVRIGDMVIVQRAGDVIPEVVDVLVNRRTGKEIPYTIPDICPECGAHVIRPEGEAAHRCTNMACPAQVKERIFHFASRGGMDIEGLGRKTISQLVDGALVKDPADLYRLKEDQVLSLNLFADRSAKKLLEAIGGTRGRPWSRFIFALGIPLVGRFVSKVLADRFRTLAELKDATVDQMVATYNIGPGIAESVRAFFDEERNVRVAGKLYSYIKPEIPEGHRGTDLAGKIFVLTGTLANLTREEAKERIESLGGRVTSSVSSRTDYLVAGADPGSKLPRAKELGVTLLDEGDFLILLGEG